Genomic segment of Candidatus Cybelea sp.:
AAGGCCGTCGGCGCGCAAGCGCGCCTGCACGGCCTCAACTCGCTCGGGGCGTTCCGGGTGGACGGCCTGGCGGAGGTGATCCCCACAGAGGGGATCGACGACGAACTTCAGCCCGAGTGCTTAACCGGCTTGCACGGATCGGCGGCGGCTTCGTGCACTTGCTTATACGCCTTCGTGTCCTTCTTCAGCCCCGGTATGGCGAGCAGCCGTTTATATGCAGCTGTAGCCTTCGAGCATTGATTCGCCGCTGCGTACGACTTCGCGGCGATGAAGAGCATCTGCGGATCCCCATCGAGGTAGTTCTTCGAGGCCTTATCCATCGCGTCGAAGATCTGGGCCGCCTCCTTGTAGTTCTTCAGCTCGAAGTCGGCGCCGGCAACGCAGCCCAGCGTCGCCGGCGAGCGCTGGATCTCGAAGCTCTTGCCGCAGGCATCGCGGGCGCTCGTGTAGTCGTGAAGGCGCGAGTACGCTTGGCCCAGCAGCGCAAAACCCTGCGCGTCCGGCGAGATCTGCGTGTACTTCTTCAGATACGAGACGCTATCGCCGACCTTGCCGCCGAGCAGCGAGATCTCACCCATTCCGAGCAGCGCGCCGGAGGTGTTGGGATCGATGGCCAGCGCCGCCTGCCACTGCGCCATCGCTTGCGGATACTGGCGCACTGAGGCGTAGTAGTCGCCGAATGCCGAGAAGCCGGCGGGGACCTTCGGGAACTGCTGGGTAACCTGCTGGAAGATCGCGACGCCTTGCGAATCTTTCTTCTCCGTGATGAAATAGCTCGCCTTACGAACTAGGATCGCGACTTTTTCGTCGTCGGTCGGGGCGGCTACGACCGCATCGTCGTAGGCTTCGCTCGTGTGGGCATCGTCGTGCTGGCGCGCGTAGAGATCGGCCTTGAAGACGAGCGCCTGAATGTTCCGCGGATCGATCGCGAGCGCACGGGCTACGGTCTGGAGCGCCATCGGAATATTGTCTTGCTGAGCGTAGGTCGTCGCGACCTGGAAGAGCGGCGCCGGATCCTTCGGACTGAGCGCGAGAGCCGCCTCGAACTCTGCGCGCGCATCGTCGAAGTGCTGCTCGGAGGCGTAGACGCTGCCAAGCGTCATAAGCGCACCGGAGTCGTTCTTGTTGAACGTCACCGCCCGTTTTGCCACGCGTTCGGCGTCGGAGGCACGATTTTGCCGCAGATAGATATCGGCGAGCGCGGCAAGAATCTGCAGATTCGTCGGATCGAGATTAGCCGCTTGTTCGAGAT
This window contains:
- a CDS encoding tetratricopeptide repeat protein translates to MKRYSLIALIALAFAVAMAITAPSAQAKRSSATPSPSPSPSALPTASPEPPSVAIPRLVAKLKANPTDQLAMTQLAAEYLQVSRPDITVQYTQHLLQLGDKSAQVFYYDGLAQVQLGNGAAATYDLEQAANLDPTNLQILAALADIYLRQNRASDAERVAKRAVTFNKNDSGALMTLGSVYASEQHFDDARAEFEAALALSPKDPAPLFQVATTYAQQDNIPMALQTVARALAIDPRNIQALVFKADLYARQHDDAHTSEAYDDAVVAAPTDDEKVAILVRKASYFITEKKDSQGVAIFQQVTQQFPKVPAGFSAFGDYYASVRQYPQAMAQWQAALAIDPNTSGALLGMGEISLLGGKVGDSVSYLKKYTQISPDAQGFALLGQAYSRLHDYTSARDACGKSFEIQRSPATLGCVAGADFELKNYKEAAQIFDAMDKASKNYLDGDPQMLFIAAKSYAAANQCSKATAAYKRLLAIPGLKKDTKAYKQVHEAAADPCKPVKHSG